Proteins encoded together in one Manis pentadactyla isolate mManPen7 chromosome 6, mManPen7.hap1, whole genome shotgun sequence window:
- the HSBP1L1 gene encoding heat shock factor-binding protein 1-like protein 1: MDAQAREGPRGRALRDAAENVFQELQEHFQALTATLNLRMEEMGNRIEDLQKNVNDLMVQAGIETSANEQMT; this comes from the exons ATGGACGCCCAGGCGCGCGAAGGCCCCCGCGGGCGCGCTCTGCGGGATGCG GCAGAAAATGTATTTCAGGAACTTCAAGAACATTTTCAAGCTCTGACTGCAACATTAAACCTCAGGA TGGAGGAGATGGGAAATCGTATTGAGGACTTGCAAAAGAATGTGAACGACTTAATGGTGCAGGCTGGGATTGAAACTTCTGCTAATGAGCAAATG ACCTGA
- the TXNL4A gene encoding thioredoxin-like protein 4A isoform X2, whose translation MKMDEVLYSIAEKVKNFAVIYLVDITEVPDFNKMYELYDPCTVMFFFRNKHIMIDLGTGNNNKINWAMEDKQEMIDIIETVYRGARKGRGLVVSPKDYSTKYRY comes from the exons ATGAAGATGGACGAGGTTCTGTACAGCATAGCGGAAAAG GTTAAAAATTTTGCAGTTATTTATCTTGTGGACATTACAGAGGTGCCTGACTTCAACAAGATGTATGAGTTATACGACCCATGCACTGTCATGTTTTTCTTCAG GAACAAGCACATCATGATTGACCTGGGTACTGGCAACAACAATAAGATCAACTGGGCCATGGAGGACAAGCAGGAGATGATCGACATAATCGAGACTGTGTATCGGGGTGCCCGGAAGGGCCGCGGCCTGGTCGTGTCCCCCAAGGACTACTCCACCAAGTACAGATACTGA
- the TXNL4A gene encoding thioredoxin-like protein 4A isoform X1, whose amino-acid sequence MSYMLPHLHNGWQVDQAILSEEDRVVVIRFGHDWDPTCMKMDEVLYSIAEKVKNFAVIYLVDITEVPDFNKMYELYDPCTVMFFFRNKHIMIDLGTGNNNKINWAMEDKQEMIDIIETVYRGARKGRGLVVSPKDYSTKYRY is encoded by the exons ATGTCGTACATGCTCCCGCACCTGCACAACGGCTGGCAGGTGGACCAGGCTATCCTGTCGGAGGAAGACCGCGTGGTGGTCATTCGGTTCGGACACGACTGGGACCCCACGTGCATGAAGATGGACGAGGTTCTGTACAGCATAGCGGAAAAG GTTAAAAATTTTGCAGTTATTTATCTTGTGGACATTACAGAGGTGCCTGACTTCAACAAGATGTATGAGTTATACGACCCATGCACTGTCATGTTTTTCTTCAG GAACAAGCACATCATGATTGACCTGGGTACTGGCAACAACAATAAGATCAACTGGGCCATGGAGGACAAGCAGGAGATGATCGACATAATCGAGACTGTGTATCGGGGTGCCCGGAAGGGCCGCGGCCTGGTCGTGTCCCCCAAGGACTACTCCACCAAGTACAGATACTGA
- the TXNL4A gene encoding thioredoxin-like protein 4A isoform X3 has translation MYELYDPCTVMFFFRNKHIMIDLGTGNNNKINWAMEDKQEMIDIIETVYRGARKGRGLVVSPKDYSTKYRY, from the exons ATGTATGAGTTATACGACCCATGCACTGTCATGTTTTTCTTCAG GAACAAGCACATCATGATTGACCTGGGTACTGGCAACAACAATAAGATCAACTGGGCCATGGAGGACAAGCAGGAGATGATCGACATAATCGAGACTGTGTATCGGGGTGCCCGGAAGGGCCGCGGCCTGGTCGTGTCCCCCAAGGACTACTCCACCAAGTACAGATACTGA